In Neorhizobium galegae, the following proteins share a genomic window:
- a CDS encoding complex I NDUFA9 subunit family protein, translated as MTINNLPPLVTVFGGSGFVGRHVVRTLAKRGYRVRVAVRRPDLAGFLLPAGYVGQISLVQANLRYRQSVIKAVEGASHVVNCVGIMFESGRNTFDAVQDFGARAVVDAARAAGAKLTHISAIGADVDSESSYARSKGRAEATILSTLPDAVILRPSIVFGPEDSFFNKFASMARTFPALPLIGGGKTKFQPVYVEDVAETVARSVDGTIASGKIYELGGGEVMTFRQCLETMLRVTNRSNALVSLPFGFASLIGSIASLIPFVQPPITSDQVKLLKIDTVVSDAAVTEGRTLQGIGIRPTLASSILPSYLVQYRPQGQYTGSGRAA; from the coding sequence ATGACCATCAACAACCTTCCGCCGCTCGTCACCGTTTTCGGAGGATCGGGCTTCGTCGGCAGGCATGTGGTTCGTACGCTCGCCAAGCGCGGTTATCGCGTCCGGGTTGCCGTCCGCCGTCCGGATCTCGCAGGCTTCCTGCTGCCGGCCGGCTATGTCGGGCAGATCTCGCTGGTCCAGGCGAATCTTCGCTACCGCCAGTCGGTCATCAAGGCCGTCGAAGGCGCTTCGCATGTGGTCAACTGCGTCGGCATCATGTTCGAGAGCGGCCGCAACACGTTCGACGCCGTCCAGGATTTTGGTGCTCGCGCGGTTGTCGATGCGGCACGTGCGGCCGGTGCCAAGCTTACCCATATTTCCGCGATCGGCGCCGATGTCGATTCGGAATCGTCCTATGCACGCAGCAAGGGCCGCGCCGAGGCGACGATCCTTTCGACGCTGCCGGATGCCGTGATCCTGCGGCCGTCGATCGTCTTCGGCCCGGAAGACAGCTTCTTCAACAAGTTCGCCTCCATGGCCCGCACTTTCCCTGCCCTGCCGCTGATCGGCGGCGGCAAGACGAAGTTCCAGCCGGTCTATGTGGAGGACGTTGCCGAAACCGTCGCACGCTCGGTCGACGGCACGATTGCATCCGGCAAGATCTATGAGCTGGGCGGCGGCGAGGTCATGACCTTCCGCCAGTGTCTCGAGACGATGTTGCGCGTCACCAATCGCAGCAATGCGCTCGTCTCTCTGCCCTTCGGCTTCGCATCGCTGATCGGCAGCATCGCGTCTCTGATCCCCTTCGTCCAGCCGCCGATCACCAGCGACCAGGTGAAGCTGCTGAAGATCGACACCGTGGTTTCCGATGCCGCCGTCACGGAAGGCCGCACGCTGCAGGGGATAGGCATCCGCCCGACGCTCGCGTCCTCTATCCTGCCATCCTACCTTGTGCAGTATCGCCCGCAGGGCCAGTACACGGGCTCCGGCCGCGCGGCCTGA